GTCGGCTCATCGGTATGCAGCCGTTAATGACATGGCTCGCAGTAATTATTGGCACATTTATCCGTTCCACCCTTGCAACGCTCATTTATTATGGCGCGATATCGTTCTTTTAACCATGGCTGACCGAGCGAGCCTAACCTAAAGAGTTTATAAAAAGAACTCGTTTATCTTTTAGCATACATCCCCTTCAAAGAAAAGTGCGAGAGAGCCAGGATGGCAGAGTGGACAAATGCGGTGGCCTCGAGAGTCACTGTCCCGTAAGGGACGCTCAGGTTCAAATCCTGATCCTGGCGTAATGGGTACGAATCCATTAAATCAGGTTTTATGATGGTATATGAGCGCCTCATAATCTTCGCTTTTGCCACTCCGCGAAACCGCTCCCTTTTATATACTCGGAGTGATGACTTTGTTATGAGACGGCTCCGTGATTCACGATGCAGTCTTTGGGGCTTATTCTATAGATAGGGAGGCCGAGATAAATGAATATCGTTTTGTTTGGCCCACCGGGCTCAGGAAAAGGAACGCAGGCGAAAATGCTGGCCGAGAGATACGGGATACCGCATATATCAACCGGAGATATCTTACGCGAAAATCTGAAGAACCAGACGAAACTCGGACTGGAAGCCAAATCCTACATGGACAAAGGGGAATTAGTGCCTGACGAGGTGCTGATAAAAATTATTCAAGATCGATTATCGCAGCCTGATTGTGCGTCCGGTTTTCTCCTGGATGGATATCCACGAACCGTACCACAGGCTGATGCGCTGAGCACGATCTTGGACGAGATGGGTAAGCGGCTGGATTTTGTGCTTGATGTCGATGTACCCGATGCTGAATTGATCAAGAGACTGACGGGCAGAAGGATGTGCGCCTGTGGGGCGAGTTACCATATCCTCTTCAACCCGCCGAAGCAGGAAGGAATCTGCGATCGCTGCGGTAAGGAGCTTTATCAGCGAGGCGATGACAAGGAAGAAGCAATCATGAATCGATTGGACGTTTATAAGAACCAAACACAGCCGTTGATTGAGTATTATACGAACGAAGATGTAATGGTAACGGTAAACGGGGCGGCAGGTATACCAGAGGTCTTTGATGAAATTTGCAGATTGCTGGATGGTTTAAAACCGCGCGCCGGTTAGAGTAAGAGCTGTCGTGAGTGGCGCTAACAGTGGGTTGCAGTTCTGCGCGACGCTAACCAATTCTATTCAATTAACCGAACCCTTGAGGAGAGTTCCAATGCTATGTCGTCGGTTCTCCACAAGACCTACTGAGTAACACGAGCGCTTTCATTTAGTGTATCGTCAAGTCACTACTCTTCGCGGTTCTACTCGAGCGATGGTGAAGTTCGTGAATGCAAATTTATTTATGCCAGTAGTGCCATTTAAGAGACGGAGATGTATAAAATGGCAAATGCGATAATTGTTTATGATACCGCCTATGGGTATACGGAACAGATGGCGCAGGCGATTGAGAAGGGGATGAAGGAGTCTGGCATTGACGTCGTTGTTAAAAAAGCGCTCGATGCGAAGGTCGACGAACTCACGGGTTATGACGCCGTTGTTCTCGGCTGTCCTACGTACTACAATGATCTTATCAGCTCTGTGAAGTGGTTCCTCATCGAGATGCGAAAAGCCGATTTGAAAGGGAAGGTTGGCGGAGCGTTCGGGGCCTATGGCTGGAGTGGCGAATCGATCGATCTTATGCGCGTCCCGATGAAGCAAATTTTCGGGATGGACACGGTCGACCCGGGCTTGAAAGTGAAGATGACTGAGATAGTTAGTGGCAAGGGCAAAAAAGCGAGCGTCGAGTACGGTAAGCAGATCGCGGAGCGGATCAAGCAAAAGCAGGCGAAGTAAACATGAAACAGTGGCGCTGCAAGGTCTGCGGCTATGACGCGGCCGAAGAAGGGATACCGTTTGAGGAGTTACCGGACGATTGGGTCTGCCCCATCTGCGGTGCAGGCAAAGATCAGTTCGAGGCGAAGGAGTCGTATTAGACCCGCCTATGAAACCGATTGAGATAAAACCAGGCATCTACTGGGTCGGCGGTATAGACTGGAATCTGCGTAACTTCCACGGGTACCTCACGCAACGAGGCACCACGTACAACGCGTACCTCATCCTCGACGAAAAGATTGTCCTGGTCGATACGGTGAAGCACTATCTCTTCGATGAGATGCTTGCACGAATCAAGGCGGTAATCGACCCAACGCAAATTGACTATCTGGTATCGAACCATGTGGAGATGGACCATTCCGGCAGTTTGCCGAAGATGATAGCGGTGGCGCCGAATGCAAAGGTGATAACCTCTCCGAATGGCGAGAAAGGATTGCGGCGACATTACAAAGAGGAGTGGGATCCACTCGTCGTGAAATCCAGTGATACGCTCAGCATCGGTAAACGAACCCTGCAGTTCTTCCTCACCCCGATGGTTCACTGGCCCGACAATATGGTCACCTATCTCCCGGAAGAGAAGCTTTTACTCTCTAATGACGCCTTTGGACAGCATATTGCCACGACCGAGCGGTTTGACGCTGAGATGGGCTGCTGGGACGTTCTTCAGGAAGAAGCTGCGAAATATTACGCTAATATTGTGCTGCCCTATAGCGATCAAGTGAAACGGGCATTGGATGCCCTTTCTGGATTGGAGATTGAGATGGTTGCACCAAGCCATGGGGTCATATGGAGCGCGTATTTACCGCGGATTTTAGCAGCCTACCAGAGGTGGGCGAACAACGAAGCGGAAGAGCGGGCATTGATCGTTTATGACACCATGTGGGGCTCAACAGAGAAGATCGCGTATAGCTTACTGGAGGGTCTGGAAGCGGAAGGTATTCCGGTGACCCTGCGAAATTTGAAGACCACTCATATTTCCGATATCATGACCGATGTCCTCCGCTCGAAAGCGATACTGCTCGGCTCTCCCACCCTGAACATGGGTGTGCTTTCGACAATGGGCGGGTTCCTCACCTATCTGAAGGGCTTACGACCTAAAAAGCGAATCGGCCTTGCGTTCGGTTCCTACGGTTGGGGCTCTCTGGCGGTAAAAGAGCTGGACGCGGTGATGAACGCGCTTGGCTGGCAGGTGCCGTTCGAAGGGATTGATATTCAGTACATACCCGGTGAAGCGGAATTGGAGAAGGTAAAAGAGGTCGCTAAACAGTTGGGGGCGTTAATTAAAGGGTAACTCGCGGTATAGGGAAGAGAGGAAAGAAAGGATATCTCATCAAGAGAAATAGCTATCGGAGATGTTATAGTGCTCCTGAATTGAATAGAACATAAACCATCCACACCGGCTGCTCGTAGCTGTCGATTAGTAAAGGATTTTCAGCGTCTCGTTACTGGACGATCTTCTTCACCACGTCTTCAAGATCTTCGAGTCGGCTCAAGACCGTTATACCCTGCATCTTGCGTAACCGCTCCACATTCTCTACGTCCTCTTTCCGTATTCGTATCTTCAGGTCCGCGCCGTTGGGCAGCTTGGTTATTAGTTCGCCTTCCTTCTGGTCCACGGGGAAGATGCAGACCGGCACGTACACCTTCATGGCCTGTGCTGCCGAATTGGTAAGGAGCGAATCAGCGATGCCGTAAGCGATTTTCGCCACGGTATTTGCCGTTGCAGGCGCGATAACGAATAACGAGTACGTGCCTAACTGGAGTTTTCCGGATAGAAAGGGTGCATTTGGCCCTACTTCCGATATCACTTTTGGAAAGCTCTTCTTCACCTCGTCAAAGAGCTTGTAGAACTTCAAAACGATCTTGCCCTCTTTGGAGAGATACACGTCCACTTCCAGGTCGTACTTCGCGGCGAGGTCCTCCATCAGAGCGACCGACTCGCGGATCTTATCGCCCGATCCGGTAATCCCCCATGCTATCCGCCTATTTGCGCTCATCTCTTCTCTTCGCCTCCCTTGCCTCCAGTCATCATAACGCAAACCTCCATGAGCCTGTTCACGGTCTTATGAAGGCTATTCAAGCCCTCTTTGTCGTCTGCAACGCCCTCAGCACCTTTATCCTTCGACCAAAACGTAGCGCCGAGATTCGCGCCGAACGCGCCACCACCGACGTGGAGCATCTCATTGATCACAAAGAAGTCGGTTATTGCCCGAATAGCAGGCTCCTGACCACCGATACGGTCGCCACCGTCTGCAACCGCCGCTCCCACCTTGTCTCGGAGCCCGTGCGGATCGCTCGCCGCAAACGCCCGCATGCGATCGAGCACCACCTTCGTCTGACCGCTCAGGGTGCCTTGGTACACGGGCGTGCCGATTATAACCGCGTCTGCCCATTCGAACCCCGCATAGACCTCCTGCATC
The DNA window shown above is from Methanomicrobia archaeon and carries:
- a CDS encoding adenylate kinase — translated: MNIVLFGPPGSGKGTQAKMLAERYGIPHISTGDILRENLKNQTKLGLEAKSYMDKGELVPDEVLIKIIQDRLSQPDCASGFLLDGYPRTVPQADALSTILDEMGKRLDFVLDVDVPDAELIKRLTGRRMCACGASYHILFNPPKQEGICDRCGKELYQRGDDKEEAIMNRLDVYKNQTQPLIEYYTNEDVMVTVNGAAGIPEVFDEICRLLDGLKPRAG
- a CDS encoding FprA family A-type flavoprotein; translated protein: MANAIIVYDTAYGYTEQMAQAIEKGMKESGIDVVVKKALDAKVDELTGYDAVVLGCPTYYNDLISSVKWFLIEMRKADLKGKVGGAFGAYGWSGESIDLMRVPMKQIFGMDTVDPGLKVKMTEIVSGKGKKASVEYGKQIAERIKQKQAK
- a CDS encoding rubredoxin, with the translated sequence MKQWRCKVCGYDAAEEGIPFEELPDDWVCPICGAGKDQFEAKESY
- a CDS encoding FprA family A-type flavoprotein, which translates into the protein MKPIEIKPGIYWVGGIDWNLRNFHGYLTQRGTTYNAYLILDEKIVLVDTVKHYLFDEMLARIKAVIDPTQIDYLVSNHVEMDHSGSLPKMIAVAPNAKVITSPNGEKGLRRHYKEEWDPLVVKSSDTLSIGKRTLQFFLTPMVHWPDNMVTYLPEEKLLLSNDAFGQHIATTERFDAEMGCWDVLQEEAAKYYANIVLPYSDQVKRALDALSGLEIEMVAPSHGVIWSAYLPRILAAYQRWANNEAEERALIVYDTMWGSTEKIAYSLLEGLEAEGIPVTLRNLKTTHISDIMTDVLRSKAILLGSPTLNMGVLSTMGGFLTYLKGLRPKKRIGLAFGSYGWGSLAVKELDAVMNALGWQVPFEGIDIQYIPGEAELEKVKEVAKQLGALIKG
- the afpA gene encoding archaeoflavoprotein AfpA; translated protein: MSANRRIAWGITGSGDKIRESVALMEDLAAKYDLEVDVYLSKEGKIVLKFYKLFDEVKKSFPKVISEVGPNAPFLSGKLQLGTYSLFVIAPATANTVAKIAYGIADSLLTNSAAQAMKVYVPVCIFPVDQKEGELITKLPNGADLKIRIRKEDVENVERLRKMQGITVLSRLEDLEDVVKKIVQ
- a CDS encoding flavodoxin family protein, which produces MVNLLGISGSPRKAATDWIIQEALRYAAEKWAAETRYFSVRGKKLNFCIHCDHCIKEGGCVHDDAMQEVYAGFEWADAVIIGTPVYQGTLSGQTKVVLDRMRAFAASDPHGLRDKVGAAVADGGDRIGGQEPAIRAITDFFVINEMLHVGGGAFGANLGATFWSKDKGAEGVADDKEGLNSLHKTVNRLMEVCVMMTGGKGGEEKR